The Streptomyces uncialis genomic interval GGCCTGGGGACTCCCCGGCAACGAATGGACGGGCAGCCTCGCCCGGTTCGGCGTCCGGATCACCAAGAACGAGCTCCAGCCCGGCGACATGCTGCTGTTCCACAACCCGTCCGACCCGAACAAGGGCTCGCACGTCACGATCTTCGGCGGCTGGACCGATTACACGCGTCAGTACTACGTCGCCTACGAGCAGGCCCCGCCGAAGTCCCGCAAGCAGGCCACCCCGTACGGGTACTGGTCCAACGCGAGCAGCTACGTGCCCTACCGCTACCGCGGGGTGAAGGCCGGCACGGGCGGCGGCACGGACACCGGTACGGCTCCGGGTACCGGTACGGGCAGCGCCGGGCCCACCGGGACCGCGTTCCCCGGCGCCTCGAAGTTCGGGCCCGGCGCCAATAACCAGCACGTCACGGAGCTGGGCCGGATGCTCGCCGAACGCGGCGGCTCCCGCTACTACCGCAGCGGCCCCGGCCCGCGCTGGAGCGACGCCGACCGCCGGGCCACCGAGGCGTTCCAGAAGGCCCAGGGCTGGAAGGGGAGCGCCGCCGACGGCATTCCCGGCCCCAAGACCTGGGACCACCTGGTCAAGGGCCGGGGCCGCGACATCCCCGCCCCCGGCACCCCGGGCGGCGGCTCCCGGCCGGGCGGCTCCACCGGCAGCCCCGGCGCACCGGCCGAGGCCGACTTCCCCGGACGGGGGTACTTCCGCCCCGGACAGAGCAACTCGTACGTCACCCAGCTCGGGAAGCAGCTCGTACGGAAAGGATTCGGCAAGTACTACACACAGGGTCCCGGACCGCGCTGGGGCGAGAGCGACCGGCGCAATCTGGAGGCGTTCCAGCGCGCGCAGGGCTG includes:
- a CDS encoding peptidoglycan-binding protein, producing the protein MDTPVFEDVAPASDCACPGCADRRRTQARGLPVRLGGNPAAHGARRHALVLAAAAGTVLSSTNAPAAVAAEVRPPGQGFTTAGEGVMALTGGAAVHTPGFVPPVGGAGPDVLGDGTATPQGATSPLHGASPSTSATPVSTGFPATTRAEIINRAKTWINAKVPYSMSKYWSDGYRQDCSGFISMAWGLPGNEWTGSLARFGVRITKNELQPGDMLLFHNPSDPNKGSHVTIFGGWTDYTRQYYVAYEQAPPKSRKQATPYGYWSNASSYVPYRYRGVKAGTGGGTDTGTAPGTGTGSAGPTGTAFPGASKFGPGANNQHVTELGRMLAERGGSRYYRSGPGPRWSDADRRATEAFQKAQGWKGSAADGIPGPKTWDHLVKGRGRDIPAPGTPGGGSRPGGSTGSPGAPAEADFPGRGYFRPGQSNSYVTQLGKQLVRKGFGKYYTQGPGPRWGESDRRNLEAFQRAQGWRGGAADGYPGPETWRRLFS